In the Populus trichocarpa isolate Nisqually-1 chromosome 1, P.trichocarpa_v4.1, whole genome shotgun sequence genome, one interval contains:
- the LOC18095849 gene encoding disease resistance protein At4g27190 isoform X2: MALESAGGSIISKIAELMVEPVGRQFRYMFCFNTFVEEFKERKENLALALDGLQDDVEAAERNAKEIYEDVKQWLEDANNEIEGAKPLENEIGKNGKCFTWCPNCMRQFKLSKALAKKSETFRELGESSEKFKTVAHKAHPQPIEFLPSKEFTPLKSSEEAFEQIMEALKDDKVNMIGLCGMGGVGKTTLAKEVGRRAKELQLFPEVLMATVSQNPNVTDIQDRMADKLGLDIKEKSREGRADRLRHILKEVEKMLIILDDVWKYIDLKEIGIPFGDDHRGCKILLTTRLQAICSSMECQQKVLLRVLTEDEALVLFRIKAGLRDGDSTLNTVAREVARECQGLPIALVTVGRALRGKSEVEWEVAFRQLKNSQFLDMEHIDEQRTAYACLKLSYDYLKSKETKLCFLICCLFPEDYNIPIEDLTRYAVGYLIEDARKRVSVAIENLKDCCMLLGTETEEHVRMHDLVRDVAIRIASSKEYGFMVKAGIGLKEWPMSNKSFEGCTTISLMGNKLAELPEGLVCPKLEVLLLELDDGLNVPQRFFEGMKEIEVLSLKGGCLSLQSLELSTKLQSLMLITCGCKDLIWLRKLQRLKILGLMWCLSIEELPDEIGELKELRLLDVTGCRRLRRIPVNLIGRLKKLEELLIGKDSFQGWDVVGTSTGGMNASLKELNSLSHLAVLSLRIPKVECIPRDFVFPVRLRKYDIILGYGFVAGRYPTSTRLNLAGTSLNAKTFGQLFLHKLEFVKVRDCGDIFTLFPAKLLQVLKNLKEVIVHGCKSVEEVFELGEADEGSSEQMELPFLSSLTTLQLSCLSELKCIWKGPTRNVSLQNLNFLAVTFLNKLTFIFTAFLAQSLSKLESLCITDCRELKHIIREEDGERKIIPKSPYFPKLKTIIIEECGKLEYVFSVSVSLTLQSLPQLQTLEIRDCGELKHIIKEEDGEKEIIPESPCFPQLKTLRISYCGKLEYFFPVSMSLTLPNLEQMTIYDGDNLKQIFYSGEGDALPRDDIIKFPRLRELSLRLRSNYSFLSPRNFDAQLPLQELTIEGHEEVGNWLAQLQQNGFLQRLEFIQVDDCGDVRTPFPAKLLRALKNLRRVNIYNCKSLEEVFELGELPDEGSSEEKELLSSLTGLYLKRLPELKCIWKGPTRHVSLRSLAHLYLDSLNKLTFIFKASLAQNLSKLERLYISKCRELKHIIREEDGEKEIIQESPCFPKLKTIIIEECGKLEYVFPVSVSPSLLNLEEMRILNAHNLKQIFYSVEGDALTRDAIIKFPKLRRLSLSNCSFFGPKNFAAQLPSLQILEIDGHKELGNLFAQLEGLTNLETLRLGSLLVPDIRCIWMGLVLSKLTTLNVVECKRLTHVFTRSMIFSLVPLKVLKILSCEELEQIIAKDDDENDQILLGDHLQSLCFPNLCEIEIRECNKLKSLFPVAMASGLPNLQILRVKKASQLLGVFGQDDQASLVNVEKEMMLPNLKELSLEQLSSIVCFSFGWCDYFLFPRLEKLKVYQCPKLTTKFATTPDGSMSAQSKVSEVAEDSSINREWTRDNGWEEEEDGDDDDDW; this comes from the exons ATGGCTCTCGAAAGTGCTGGTGGATCCATTATATCTAAGATAGCAGAACTCATGGTGGAACCAGTAGGAAGGCAGTTCCGTTACATGTTCTGTTTCAACACTTTTGTTGAAGAATTCAAAGAACGAAAGGAGAACCTTGCTTTAGCACTAGATGGTCTGCAAGACGATGTTGAAGCTGCTGAAAGGAATGCTAAAGAAATTTACGAAGATGTCAAACAGTGGCTGGAAGATGCAAACAACGAGATTGAAGGTGCGAAGCCCTTGGAAaatgaaataggaaaaaatGGCAAATGCTTCACTTGGTGTCCAAACTGCATGCGACAATTCAAGTTAAGCAAGGCACTGGCCAAGAAGTCGGAGACTTTCAGAGAACTTGGAGAAAGTAGCGAAAAGTTTAAAACAGTGGCCCACAAAGCTCATCCTCAGCCCATAGAATTTCTTCCATCAAAGGAATTCACGCCCTTAAAATCGTCAGAAGAAGCTTTCGAACAGATTATGGAAGCTCTCAAAGATGACAAAGTCAATATGATCGGACTGTGCGGCATGGGAGGGGTGGGTAAAACCACCCTGGCGAAAGAAGTAGGCAGGAGAGCCAAAGAGTTGCAGCTTTTTCCTGAAGTTTTGATGGCTACGGTGTCCCAGAATCCAAATGTCACAGACATCCAGGATCGAATGGCAGATAAGTTAGGTCTGGATATTAAAGAAAAGAGTAGAGAAGGGAGAGCAGATCGATTAAGGCATATACTGAAGGAAGTGGAGAAGATGCTTATAATCCTAGAtgatgtttggaaatatattgaCTTGAAAGAGATAGGGATCCCATTTGGTGATGATCACAGGGGTTGTAAAATTCTTCTAACAACACGTCTTCAAGCCATATGTTCTTCTATGGAGTGCCAGCAAAAAGTGCTTTTAAGAGTCTTAACTGAAGATGAAGCATTGGTTTTATTCAGAATCAAAGCAGGTTTACGTGATGGGGACTCTACCTTGAACACAGTGGCAAGGGAGGTTGCGAGAGAATGCCAAGGCTTGCCTATAGCACTTGTGACGGTGGGAAGGGCTCTAAGAGGTAAATCTGAAGTTGAGTGGGAAGTAGCATTTAGACAGctaaaaaactctcaatttctGGACATGGAACACATTGATGAACAAAGAACTGCATATGCATGTCTTAAGTTGAGCTATGATTATTTGAAGAGCAAGGAAACCAAGTTATGTTTCTTGATATGTTGTTTATTTCCAGAAGATTACAACATTCCAATCGAGGACTTGACGAGATATGCAGTTGGGTATCTCATTGAAGATGCAAGGAAACGAGTTTCTGTGGCCATCGAAAACCTCAAAGATTGTTGCATGCTGTTGGGCACTGAAACTGAAGAACATGTGAGAATGCATGACTTGGTTCGTGATGTTGCTATTCGGATAGCATCATCTAAAGAATATGGATTCATGGTAAAGGCAGGCATTGGGTTGAAGGAGTGGCCAATGAGCAATAAAAGCTTCGAAGGTTGTACAACTATTTCGTTAATGGGCAATAAACTAGCAGAACTTCCTGAAGGATTGGTATGTCCAAAGCTCGAAGTTCTATTATTAGAACTGGATGATGGTTTGAATGTTCCTCAGAGGTTTTTTGAAGGGATGAAAGAAATTGAGGTTTTGTCTCTGAAGGGAGGGTGTTTGTCATTGCAATCACTTGAACTCTCAACGAAACTTCAATCGTTGATGTTGATCACGTGTGGATGCAAGGACCTCATTTGGTTGAGAAAGCTGCAGAGACTTAAGATTCTTGGTCTTATGTGGTGCTTATCCATTGAAGAATTACCTGATGAAATAGGAGAGCTCAAGGAGCTAAGGTTGTTGGATGTGACAGGTTGTCGAAGGCTAAGAAGGATCCCTGTGAATTTGATTGGAAGGTTGAAGAAGTTAGAAGAATTGTTGATCGGGAAAGACAGCTTTCAGGGATGGGATGTTGTTGGGACAAGCACAGGAGGAATGAATGCAAGCCTAAAAGAACTAAATTCGTTGTCTCATTTAGCCGTATTATCATTGAGGATACCGAAGGTTGAATGCATTCccagagattttgtttttccagttAGGTTGCgcaaatatgatataatattaGGGTATGGGTTTGTGGCAGGACGATACCCAACCTCGACAAGATTAAATTTGGCTGGTACATCCTTAAATGCGAAGACATTTGGGCAATTGtttttacataaattagaaTTTGTAAAAGTGAGGGATTGTGGGGATATTTTCACTCTGTTTCCAGCAAAATTGCTGcaagttttgaaaaatctaaAGGAGGTGATTGTTCACGGCTGTAAATCAGTGGAAGAGGTATTTGAATTGGGTGAGGCTGATGAAGGAAGCAGTGAGCAGATGGAGCTGCCGTTTCTGTCATCTTTAACAACGTTACAGCTGTCATGTTTATCTGAGCTCAAATGCATATGGAAGGGGCCCACCAGAAATGTCAGCCTccaaaatcttaattttctgGCAGTTACGTTTCTCAACAAACTAACATTTATCTTCACAGCGTTCCTCGCTCAAAGTCTGTCAAAGCTAGAAAGTCTTTGCATAACAGATTGTCGTGAATTGAAACATATTATCAGAGAAGAGGATGGTGAAAGGAAAATAATTCCAAAGTCTCCTTACTtcccaaaattaaaaactatcatcaTAGAAGAGTGTGGTAAACTGGAATATGTCTTCTCTGTCTCTGTGTCTCTAACTCTTCAAAGTCTACCACAACTGCAAACACTTGAGATAAGAGATTGTGGTGAATTAAAGCATATTATCAAAGAAGAGGATGGTGAAAAGGAAATAATTCCAGAGTCTCCTTGCTTCCCACAATTAAAAACTCTCCGTATATCTTACTGTGGTAAACTGGAATATTTCTTCCCTGTCTCCATGTCTCTAACTCTTCCGAACCTGGAACAGATGACGATTTATGATGGTgacaatttaaagcaaatattttaCAGTGGAGAAGGAGATGCACTCCCCAGAGATGACATCATCAAGTTCCCTCGGCTAAGAGAATTGTCTCTTCGGCTCAGATCAAATTACAGCTTTTTAAGTCCAAGGAATTTTGATGCTCAATTGCCTTTGCAAGAATTAACCATTGAAGGCCACGAAGAAGTGGGTAATTGGTTGGCACAGCTACAA CAAAACGGCTTCTTACAAAGATTAGAATTTATACAAGTGGACGATTGTGGGGATGTTCGCACTCCGTTTCCAGCAAAATTGCTGCGAGCTTTGAAAAATCTAAGGAGGGTGAACATTTACAACTGCAAATCATTGGAAGAGGTATTTGAATTAGGTGAGCTGCCTGATGAAGGAAGCAGTGAGGAGAAGGAGCTGCTGTCATCTTTAACAGGGTTATATCTAAAAAGGTTACCTGAGCTCAAATGCATATGGAAGGGGCCCACCAGACATGTCAGCCTTCGAAGTCTTGCTCATCTGTATCTGGATTCTCTCAACAAACTAACATTTATCTTCAAAGCGTCCCTCGCTCAAAATCTGTCAAAGCTAGAAAGACTTTACATAAGTAAATGCCGTGAATTAAAGCATATTATCAGAGAAGAGGATGGTGAAAAGGAAATAATTCAAGAGTCTCCTTGCTtcccaaaattaaaaactatcatcaTAGAAGAGTGTGGTAAACTGGAATATGTCTTCCCTGTATCTGTGTCTCCAAGCCTTCTGAACCTGGAAGAGATGCGGATTTTGAATGCtcataatttaaagcaaatattttaCAGTGTAGAAGGAGATGCACTCACCAGAGATGCCATCATCAAGTTCCCTAAGCTAAGAAGATTGTCTCTTTCAAATTGCAGCTTTTTTGGTCCAAAGAATTTTGCTGCCCAATTGCCTTCTTTGCAAATTCTAGAAATTGATGGCCACAAAGAATTGGGAAATTTGTTTGCACAGCTCGAA GGGTTGACAAATTTGGAAACATTACGCTTGGGCTCCCTGCTGGTGCCTGACATTAGGTGTATATGGATGGGTCTCGTGCTAAGCAAATTGACTACTTTGAATGTGGTTGAGTGTAAAAGACTGACGCATGTATTCACACGCAGTATGATTTTCAGTCTAGTTCCACTGAAAGTGCTAAAGATATTGTCCTGTGAGGAATTGGAGCAAATCATTGCTAAGGATGATGATGAAAACGACCAGATATTGTTAGGAGATCATCTCCAATCTTTATGCTTTCCCAATTTGTGTGAAATTGAGATTAGAGAATGCAACAAGTTGAAGAGTCTCTTCCCAGTAGCCATGGCTTCAGGTCTCCCAAATCTCCAAATACTGAGGGTAAAAAAAGCCTCTCAATTATTGGGAGTATTTGGGCAGGATGATCAAGCTTCACTTGTCAACGTTGAGAAGGAGATGATGCTTCCTAATCTAAAGGAGTTGTCGCTAGAACAATTATCAAGTATTGTCTGTTTTAGTTTCGGATGGTGTgattatttcttatttcctcgTTTGGAGAAGTTGAAGGTCTATCAATGTCCAAAGCTGACCACAAAATTTGCCACTACACCAGATGGTTCAATGAGTGCTCAATCAAAG GTATCTGAAGTAGCTGAAGATTCAAGCATTAATAGAGAGTGGACCCGAGATAATGGgtgggaagaagaagaagatggtgatgatgatgatgattggtAG